A genomic segment from Aegilops tauschii subsp. strangulata cultivar AL8/78 chromosome 1, Aet v6.0, whole genome shotgun sequence encodes:
- the LOC141026596 gene encoding uncharacterized protein, with translation MPWVVVGDFNEAMWSFEHFSDTPRSAGQMLDFRDVLEVCGLGELGFAGLPYTFDNRRGGRANVKVRLDRAVANNMWRDVFAHARVEHLVAPSSDHLPILLRCALEETSQATGRRCRQYEVM, from the coding sequence ATGCCGTGGGTCGTTGTGGGAGACTTCAACGAAGCGATGTGGAGTTTTGAGCACTTCTCCGACACACCGCGTTCAGCAGGTCAGATGCTTGATTTCAGAGATGTTCTTGAGGTTTGTGGTTTGGGCGAGCTTGGTTTTGCAGGTCTGCCCTATACTTTTGATAATCGTCGAGGGGGGCGGGCTAATGTAAAGGTCCGCCTCGACCGCGCCGTGGCCAACAACATGTGGAGAGATGTCTTCGCTCATGCCAGGGTGGAGCACCTGGTGGCGCCCAGCTCCGACCACTTGCCCATCTTGCTTCGATGCGCGCTCGAGGAGACGAGCCAGGCAACAGGCAGGAGATGCAGACAGTATGAGGTAATGTGA